The genomic DNA GGAGATGATCAAGTACGTCTCCAACGCCTTCCTTGCGACCAAGGTGTCCTTCGTCAACGAGATCGCCCGGCTCTGCGAGCGCCTCGGAGTGGACGTCGATGTCGTCACCCATGCGGTGGCGCTGGACCCGCGGATTGGAGGGCAGTACTTCCGCCCGGGCGTCGGCTACGGCGGCAGCTGTCTGCCGAAGGACGTCGCCGCCCTCTATCACACGGGAGAGTCCGTGGGGCTGACAATGCGCCTGCTCTCGTCCGTCCAGGACGTCAATATCAGCCAGCGCAAGCACGTCGTGAACGCCATCCGGGCGATCCTTGGCCCCCTGGAAGGCCTCACGATCGCCGCCTGGGGCGTCACCTTCAAGGCCGGCAGTGAGGACCTGCGCGAGTCCCCCGCCCTCGACATCATCGGCCTGCTCCGGAACGAGGGGGCGCACGTGCGCGTCTACGACCCCTCCCTGAGGGAGGACCGCGGCCTGCCGCTGGCGGACGAGGTCTGCCGCAGCGCGCTCGATGCGGCCCGTGGCGCCGACTGCGTCGCCATCCTGACGGACTGGCCGGAGTTCGCCGCCATCGACCTCTCGAAGCTTCGCCGCGTCATGCGCGGCCGCCTGCTCTACGATGGCCGCAACATGCTGACGCGCGCGACGGTGGAGGCAGCCGGGTTCGAGTATTGTGGCGTCGGACGCGCGGCGACGGCGTTCAAGGCCGCGAACGGGCGCCCTTCGCGGGAAGCGGCCCGCGCCGACCTGGAGCGCCCGCGATGAGAGTCCTGGTCGCCGGGGGCGCGGGCTTCATCGGCAGCCACGTCTGCGATGCCCTGCTGGCCGGGGGCCATGAGGTCGTCTGCCTCGACAACTTCGTTACAGGCCGCCGGCGGAACATCGAGCACCTCGCGGACGCGCGCGACTTCGAGCTCATCGAGGCGGACGTGGCGGCGGCGCCCGCCGTGCGCGCCGACCTCGTGCTGCATCTTGCCTCGCCGGCGAGCCCGGTGCACTACAAGGAGTACCCCATCGAGACCATGCTGGCGAACTCCGCCGGCACGCACCGCCTTCTGGACATCTCCCGGTTCAGCGGGGCCCGCTTTGTCTTCGCGTCGACCTCGGAGGTCTACGGCGACCCGCTCGAGCACCCTCAGCGCGAGACGTACTGGGGCAACGTCAACCCCATCGGCCCGCGGGCCTGTTACGACGAGTCGAAGCGCTTTGGCGAGGCGCTCACGTTCGAGTACCGGCGCAAGCTAGGGGTGAACGCGTCGATCGTGCGCATCTTCAACACCTACGGCCCGCGCATGAACATCGATGACGGGCGGGTGGTGCCGGCCTTCATCTCGGCCGCCCTGGAGCGGCGGCCGCTGCCGCTGCACGGCGAGGGCAACCAGACCCGGTCCTTCTGTTACGTCAGCGACCTCGTCGACGCCCTGCTGCGGGTCGCGTTCGATCCGGCGGCGGACGGGGAGGTGTTCAACGCCGGGAACCCGCAGGAGGTGTCAATGCGCGAGCTGGCGTCGCGGGTCGCGCGGCTCACGGGACTGAGCGCGGAGTCCATCCAGCACCTGCCCCGGGGGGCCGACGACCCGGAACGGCGGCGGCCGGACATCGGCAAGATGCGGTCGCGCTACGGCTGGGAGCCGCGGGTGGGGCTGGAGGAAGGTCTCGCGGCGACGATCGAGTATTTCCGGGCGACTGTGACCGCCCCCGGAGCAGGACGGTAAAGCTTGAGACGGCCGCAGTCGACAAGTTATCCGAGGTCCCGCCGCCCTTGACTCTCGACAACCGGCGCAGAGTGCTCATCACCGGCGGCGCCGGCTTCATCGGCGCCAACCTCGCCGACCGCCTGATCGCAGACGGTGCCGCCGTCACCATCTTCGACAACCTCTCGCGCCGCGGCGCGGCACAGAACCTGGCGTGGCTCAAGGACAGCCACCCCGAGGATTTCCGCTTCGTGCAGGGCGACATCTGCGACGCTGGGGCAATCGGCCGAGCGATGCAGGGTATGCAGGCGGTTTACCATCTCGCCGCCCAGACCGCGGTGACGACCTCGGTGACTGACCCGCGCTCGGACTTCGAGATAAACGCTGCTGGCACCTTCAACGTCCTGGAGGCCGCGCGTCACGAGGGCGACAACCCGATATTCATCTACGCCTCGACGAACAAGGTCTACGGGGGCATGGAGCACCTGGAGGTCGTGGAGGAAGCCACTCGCTATACGTATAAGGACCTGCCACGCGGGGCCAGCGAGAATGAGCCGCTCGACTTCCACTCGCCTTACGGCTGCTCGAAAGGGGCGGCCGACCAGTACGTGCGCGATTACCACCGCATCTACGGCCTGCGGACGGTGGTGTTCCGGCAGAGCTGCATCTACGGCCCGCGCCAGATGGGCGTCGAGGACCAGGGTTGGGTCGCCTGGTTCGTCATCGCCGCGGTGCTGGGTAAGCGGCTGACGATCTACGGGGACGGGAAGCAGGTGCGCGACCTGCTCTATATCGACGACCTGGTAGAGGCCTACCGCCTGGCCGGCGAGCACATAGAGCAGACGGCTGGCCGCATCTACAACATCGGCGGCGGGGCCGCGAACACGATGTCGGTGTGGACGGAATTCCGGCCCCTCCTGGAGCGCGCCCTTGGGCGCCGCGTGCCGGAGCCGGCGTTCGCCGACTGGCGTCCGGGCGACCAAAAGGTCTTCTTCTGTGACACCTCCAGGGCAGAGCGCGATTTCGGCTGGCGGCCGAAGGTCGGGGTCGAGGAGGGCGTGCATCGTCTCGCCGAGTGGGTCCAGGCCAACCAGAGCCTGTTCACGGAGGAGTGAACTGAAGGTCCTCGCCGCCCTAACCTATTACCGGCCCCACGTCAGCGGTCTGACGATCTACGTGGAGCGGCTTGCCCGAGGCCTTGTCGCGCGCGGGCACGAGGTCACCGTGCTCACCTCACGGTACGACGCGAGCCTGCCGGAACAAGAGGTCATGGATGGCGTGCGGGTGGTGCGGGTGCCAGTGGCGTTTCGCGTCAGCAAGGGCGTCATTATGCCTAAGTTCGGACTTTACGCCACCCGCCTGGCCAGGGAGCACGACGTCCTCAGCATTCACCTCCCCCAGTTCGACGCCTGGGGCCTTTCCCTGCGGGGACGTCTGTTCAAAAAGCCAGCAGTCCTCACCTACCACTGCGACCTCCAGTTGCCCGCGGGGCTGTTGAACCGACTC from Dehalococcoidia bacterium includes the following:
- a CDS encoding UDP-glucose/GDP-mannose dehydrogenase family protein, with amino-acid sequence MPESSRLAVVGCGHVGTVTAAGFAELGHTVAGIDIDEDLVRGLNNLAIPFLEPGLQELFERNIDAGRLRFTTSYDEGLDGAEFVFLCVNTPATITGAADLRYVRRAVAQIAEVVSRSQARPVIVNRSTSPIGTEETIDAILARSFAKADARPVIAANPEFTREGSGVHDFFNPERIVVGADLPEDAARVAALYDPIDAPRVLTDIRTAEMIKYVSNAFLATKVSFVNEIARLCERLGVDVDVVTHAVALDPRIGGQYFRPGVGYGGSCLPKDVAALYHTGESVGLTMRLLSSVQDVNISQRKHVVNAIRAILGPLEGLTIAAWGVTFKAGSEDLRESPALDIIGLLRNEGAHVRVYDPSLREDRGLPLADEVCRSALDAARGADCVAILTDWPEFAAIDLSKLRRVMRGRLLYDGRNMLTRATVEAAGFEYCGVGRAATAFKAANGRPSREAARADLERPR
- a CDS encoding UDP-glucuronic acid decarboxylase family protein; protein product: MRVLVAGGAGFIGSHVCDALLAGGHEVVCLDNFVTGRRRNIEHLADARDFELIEADVAAAPAVRADLVLHLASPASPVHYKEYPIETMLANSAGTHRLLDISRFSGARFVFASTSEVYGDPLEHPQRETYWGNVNPIGPRACYDESKRFGEALTFEYRRKLGVNASIVRIFNTYGPRMNIDDGRVVPAFISAALERRPLPLHGEGNQTRSFCYVSDLVDALLRVAFDPAADGEVFNAGNPQEVSMRELASRVARLTGLSAESIQHLPRGADDPERRRPDIGKMRSRYGWEPRVGLEEGLAATIEYFRATVTAPGAGR
- a CDS encoding SDR family NAD(P)-dependent oxidoreductase, which gives rise to MTLDNRRRVLITGGAGFIGANLADRLIADGAAVTIFDNLSRRGAAQNLAWLKDSHPEDFRFVQGDICDAGAIGRAMQGMQAVYHLAAQTAVTTSVTDPRSDFEINAAGTFNVLEAARHEGDNPIFIYASTNKVYGGMEHLEVVEEATRYTYKDLPRGASENEPLDFHSPYGCSKGAADQYVRDYHRIYGLRTVVFRQSCIYGPRQMGVEDQGWVAWFVIAAVLGKRLTIYGDGKQVRDLLYIDDLVEAYRLAGEHIEQTAGRIYNIGGGAANTMSVWTEFRPLLERALGRRVPEPAFADWRPGDQKVFFCDTSRAERDFGWRPKVGVEEGVHRLAEWVQANQSLFTEE